CTTTTAAAAGATCTTGCAGAATTAAGTGTAATAAAAGTAGAAAATGTAAATAAAATATATGAGTCAAATGCGTACTATTTAAAAAGACTGTTGGACTTAAAAAAGGCACATTATGTAAGACGCTTGAAAGGCTACGTGATGCTTGGAGTAAACGGAATGAAATATGCTAAAGAGCAAGGATGGGAAGTAAAACATGCGCCTTCAGAACATGGGCAAAAGGAACGTGTGCAAAAAATAAGTGATCTGTATTATGACTTTAAAGGAAGTGAATGGACGTTTATAGACAGCCGAAAAGTAAAAGAGCAGAAAAAGTCATTGGATAGAGGAAGTAACTTTTTAGGGCTTTTAGTAGGACGCACAGAATATGCCATATATAACATAGGGAAAAGACCTGACGAAAAGAAAATAACGCTCATAAAAAAGGAACAGGAAAAGCTGCATAGAATAGGCATATACAGAACGATAGTGTTTTATGAAGATTCGCAGGCACGTGAAATGTACGGAACAGAAGGCATAGGCTTGAAAGAGCAATTGCTGCTGCCTTATCCGTATGGAATAGAACTTGTAAAGAAACATGGAGAGCGTGATTTAGTAGAGGAAGTAGCTGTAAAGGTTTACGGAAAGAACTTAAAAGAGCCTGACTGGAAGGAAGCAGATTACACTGTAGATAATAAACAGGTAATGGTGCTTGTAATGAACGATGTGGAAAAGATCGCAAAAATAAAGAATTACTTTGAACTGGCGCAATACAGGTATACGAGAACGGAGGAAATCGAAATATTGTGTCTGGAAGAACAAGAAGAAATGTTCAGAGAAATGTTTCCTGAGTGCAGCATAAGGACGGTGGAGGAAGTATGAACAAAAAAGGCATGATAAATATCACGCCATTAATAGCAGCATATTTAGGATTTATTGTGACATTGATACTTCCTCACTACTTGACGTTCAATTTTCCGTTCAGTATAAGGTTAATTAATAAACCATTAAGTTTGCCTGAAGAAATTATGTTAGGTATAATGATAGCACCTATAATACTGCTTATATTGCTTCTTCCAGTAGCCTATATAATAGAGAAACATGTTAAACTAATGGCGCAAAAACATACGGAAAACATGCAAATATCAATAATCAAAATCACGGAACCAAGTACGTGGAGCAAGGTCTATCATTGCCATATCAAGTCTGACAAAATAGACACAGACTGCAAAATAATATGCTATAAGGATTCACAAATAATAAAGTCAGTTATATTTCCGAAAGACTGGAGAAAAAAGAATCAAGAGCTATATAAATATTATTATTATATATCCGATATAATAGGAAATGAGGTGAAAAAATGTATTTTATCACAGTCATAGAAGACTTTGATAAAGATTATGGCGTCAAAGGATGCAGCCGATGTGTAGGCTATTATAACACGTTTGAGAAGGCTAATAAAGCAGTGCGAGAAAACAAATGCGATCTATGGGAAACATGCTATAATTATGCAGTAATAGAGAAAATAGAAGAAGGACTTTATCAAACTTCTTATGAAAAACGTTGGTTTTATAAATTTGATTGTGATAAAGGCATATATGAGCCTATAGAAGAACCTGAAGAAGTCAAACATTGGTGCAATTTTGCTATTGGATAAAAACAAATAAAATATTCAGAAAAAATTGCGGAAAGTTAATGTGATATAGTATAATGTTTAATAAGAGGGACTTTTTTCTCCGATTGTTCCTCCCGCCAAAAAAGGTATGCGCATAAACACGCATACCTAATTTTCTATCATGCTGTCATCAGCGGAAGATTTAATTTTATCAAAAGCTAGATTATAGTTTTCTCTTATTTTCTTTTCAATTTCGTCAGCAAGCTCTTTGTGATCTTTTAAATACTGTTTGGCATTTTCTCTGCCTTGTCCAAGCTTAAGGTCACCATAAGAGTACCAAGCACCGCTTTTCTCAATTATTTCAATGTTCGTTCCAATGTCTAATAAACTTCCTTCTTTAGAAATGCCTTCACCGTACATGATGTCCACTTCAGCCTGCTTAAAAGGCGGTGCAACCTTATTTTTCACAACCTTTATACGTGTTCGGTTTCCTACAATATCATTGCCTTGTTTTATACCATCAACTTTCCTGACGTCCAGTCTAATAGTTGCATAAAACTTGAGTGCACGTCCGCCAGGTGTTGTTTCAGGATTTCCAAAAGAAACACCGACTTTTTCACGTAACTGATTAATAAAAATAACAGTGGACCTTGTTTTACTGACAATTCCAGCAAGTTTTCTTAAGGCTTGTGACATAAGCCTTGCCTGAAGTCCGACATGAGAGTCGCCCATGTCACCATCAATTTCAGCTTTAGGTACAAGAGCAGCGACTGAATCAACAACAACAAGGTCAACAGCAGAACTGTGAACAAGCGCATCAACAATTTCAAGAGCTTGTTCGCCTGTGTCAGGCTGTGAAACCAATAAATTAACAAGATCAATGCCTAACTTTTGGGCATACGTAGGGTCAAGTGCATGTTCAGCATCAATAAAGGCACTGGTACCTCCTAA
This portion of the Thermoanaerobacterium sp. RBIITD genome encodes:
- the recA gene encoding recombinase RecA, which translates into the protein MEEEKQKALEKAIMQIEKQFGKGSIMRLGDTPKANIEVIPTGCLELDIALGVGGIPRGRIIEIFGPESSGKTTLALHMIAEAQKLGGTSAFIDAEHALDPTYAQKLGIDLVNLLVSQPDTGEQALEIVDALVHSSAVDLVVVDSVAALVPKAEIDGDMGDSHVGLQARLMSQALRKLAGIVSKTRSTVIFINQLREKVGVSFGNPETTPGGRALKFYATIRLDVRKVDGIKQGNDIVGNRTRIKVVKNKVAPPFKQAEVDIMYGEGISKEGSLLDIGTNIEIIEKSGAWYSYGDLKLGQGRENAKQYLKDHKELADEIEKKIRENYNLAFDKIKSSADDSMIEN